Genomic DNA from Salvia miltiorrhiza cultivar Shanhuang (shh) chromosome 1, IMPLAD_Smil_shh, whole genome shotgun sequence:
GCGTCCCTATATATATTCCCTCTCTCCCTCGAGGATGGTACACTTGTCATGGCATATAACCATATTTCGTTGGCTTCATTACATCATTTGTTTTTCTGTTGTGTTTTTTCCTTTCCATTGATCCCATTCCCATCCCTCCCAAGAATTTAAGCTTTCGTTTACTCAACAATCTTTCAAATCCGATATTGATTTTCATCTTTGCCGATGAACAATGGCGATAATGGATCTATTACGAAACAATCCCAACTTTGGAGGCCAGACGTTTAATTCAAGAGGCTTATTCCCGGCAAAATTAGGCGGCTCTTCCGCCGCCTACGCCTTCGCTTTCGGGGCTTTACTTGGGTAAGCatgttcatcatcatcatcatcgtcatgtATCGTTGTCGTCGGTTTACATAAATTCTGAGTGGAAATGGTTTTTATGCAGATCCATAAACATGAGTTTTTGTGCAATTTGATTAATTGAACACAGAGAAACTCGAGCATAAGCTCTTGTCTTGTGAGTCACATCTACGACTACTATAACATACATTAGTTATTTAGATTCTAATTTTGTAACCATAAAGTTTGAGCTTGCCATCGGCACAAGTTTAACTCTAGCTTAAGCTTGAGCTTGATAATGTATCAATTCAATAACACTCTAAGTGAGTAGAAATTTTGATGCCATTTCCTTATTGTTTTGAAGGATTGCATTTAATTAGAACGTTGATTATTAGGAGGTATCTTGCTTAACTGAGTTTGAAACTACTGCATGAATAAGGCATTTGAGACTAGTAATTATCCTTTTTCTCATTGCaatttattaaattgttaaGTTTTGTTAGAATTTAACTTCTCTCATGCTGGCCAGTGTTAGCCTTGACATTATTGTGATTGTGAGGATGATGTTCCTCTGCTGAACACAATGTGTGTGTTCTGTTTATGAGCAAGATGGTGTCTTGTTAAAACTACTAGCATTCCGTGTTTGATTTGGCCCACGGCAGCTGATCCTCATCTGTTTGTGGAGAGTTGGAGTTTTGTGTTAATAACgaggggcggagggagtatattgaaTGGGAACTATTTCTTATAAGTACCAAAAAATTTATGAATCCACCTTCATATGCACCTTATGGAACTGGGATTTTGTGTTATCTCACGAAATGAAACGCCTATGCTTGCCAATATGCTAGTAGAATTTTGATTTGCCATAAAACTGAAGTCATCATTAATCTTGGCAATTTATCTTTATGGAACTGATAAATTTGCAACATGAAAATGCTTACTGAACTATTCTATCACTCCTGAATCTCTTAGCTGAATTTACCTTATATACTTATGTTGGTCGATGGGTTTCAGCAATGGAGTGACGCAATATGCTTATTGCGATGCTGGTGCCACATTTGGCGAAGATTACCTTTCTAAAATACGGACTGCCTCTGGAAAAATCTTCCAAAATGAGGCACTGACATACAGTACGAAGCATTATGATTTTGAGATGAAGCCACTATTCTCAGCTTTTCATTGGAAAACTCTCGCACTGACATCATTGAGGTCGTTTTCGATATTCTATCTTCCTCTTCTAGAACCGCACTTATGCATGGAAGAGGAGGATGATGACTTTCTAGGAGATGATatggaagaaaataaaatagacTTGGTTATTCCTTTCAAGAAATCAGTGAGACAAATAATGCTTGAGGTGAGAATTTCTGTAATCTCCTTTTCATAAACTTGAATTAATTACTTATCTGGCTGGAGGACTAAGTTAATCTCAGGCTTTTGTCAATGTGCTCAGACAACAATAGTTACAACAAGACGCGTTCTTGAAAGATTTGTAGTTTACTACGGTTCACAACGCATGGCTTGGAAAGTTCTCAAAGGTATTGTCAgttgtttaatttcttgtataGCTTTCATATACTGATTGTATATAAACTCTTGCAGATGTTCCCAACTCCGCCCTTCGGAAGGCTGGAAGAGGAATGCCGACTTTCACATACATATACCGTGTGAGCAGAACCACTTTTAGAGGTCATATAACTTTTTATCCGCGCCTTACTTTCATTATCAAGTCATGATATGTTGTTAACTCTTGTCAATTCAccttattttctttctttcttttcttgattggTGTCAATAGGACATTTCCTTGGAGTTTTAGCTTCATGGATCGTCCACGTTGGCATCGATATCTATCAGTTCCTTTCTTCTGTTTCGAAAGCCAAGAAAGCCATAGATACAGACACCCTTGATACAAGGAAACAAGTAAGAATTCTTAGACGAAAGGTTTCTGGTGCCACTGTCGGGTGTTGTGCTTCACTTGTCTTCGCCTCAGTAGGGGCCGGGATAGGGGCAAGTTTAACTCGGCCTTCGGTAGGACAATGGATCGGTAAGAGTCGATTATCGGTTTCTGCCTTCACAAGACAGATTTGAAACTGCACAAGGCAGTTAGTCATTTTGCAGTCTGTATTTTTGTGCAGGAAGTGGCATTGGGGATGTGGCAGGGCCTATTATCATCGCCTTCTGTTTTGAGAAAGCTCGTGGTGGTCTCTAATGCCTCTTTCAAGATGAAGATGTTAATTTATCTCATGTGAGATTTTGAATTTGCACTAAGCTAGCATAGTGCATGCAGTTTGCTTGTTGATATTTAGtagataaattatttattaaagaaGTAGTTGCTTGGGAGAAGATGAGTAAGAACTTGCATATCGAGAACCTTTACACAATTCGGAAAAATGTGCATCGAAAAAGCTTTGTTAGtgcatttctttttttgtgAAACTCACAGTAGTGCATTTTTCTCaactttaaatttctttaaacTCGACGTTTCTTTTACCAACTCTATAAAATCCTCGCAATCATATTTAGAAAATCCTTCATcatgtttttttatttcatagaaATGCGGCTTTAATTGCGACCGCTCCTGAGTGTTTGGTAGGAcgattgttttcttttttattttagtaatgtaattttagttattatttataattataaattaaaaataaatcaaaatatatattggcgtataaatatatgaactttattCACTtttgacatgaattttaaaacacagttataaatacatgaattttaaacttatttaattttgatttgtttttcaTTGTTTTCTAAATTAAAGTTGACTTGGAACGCTTGAATTTTGACGTGGACAATTTCTctctataaaaattaatcttcacTGTTCAATTTTTGGCCCGTTTTCTATATTCTGAATTTCTGAATTTGGCTTTTTAAATGATGAAATTGACTTTCTAAATTTGTGAAATTTGTAAGAAAAATTTTATTGTTCgctttcatattttaattttgagttATTTTCTTCTAACAAAAAACAACATCATCGTATTTCAGCGTCGAATTATCCACAACAAGATTCAAACATTACAAGTCatctttaatttgaaaaaaatgaagaatgaatcaaaaattaaataagtttaATACTTGTTCAAAAAAAAgttatgtatttataactatgatttaaagttcatgttaaatactaAAAAGTGAGTAAAGCTCATGTATTTATACACAAATTACCCTATAAATAAtaatgtaaataaaattaagaaatatacatagatatataAAGGGAGTATGTATTATGTACTATAACCCTAAAAGAGATAAGAAATTGATTTATCATTGGAATTTGGAAGAGATATTAGAGAAAAAGTAGTTTGAGTTTCTAAAGTTGATATAATATTTTGAAAGTTAAAAATTAGCTTCATAGTTGGAGGCCCATGAGGGAGACAAAGAATTCCACAAACCAAAAAAATGATGGGTCCATAAATAATACATTCTTCGTCTCAATAATGATGTTTCAAAAAAATGGAGcaccaaaattttaaaaatataaataaaattaatgaagataaaataaataatgagaGAAATACAGAGAATATTGAAAAAGTAAGAGACagataaagtaaataaagaGAAAGATAGACGgaatagataaaataattttttttttttaagtaagaCTAAGACATCATAAATGAAatgctaattttatttttgaaacgtTATTATTAgaatggagggagtaaaataaAAGTTGGACATATTTATGTtgacggacgaaaatgacaaTATCTGTGCGAGTAGTTTGCATTTTGTTGCCTGTATTTTCTGAGATAAAAGGAGGAAAAAAGGAGCTGAATCGAGAAAGGCGAAAAGCAAAGTGAGCTACGATTTCTTATTTTTGAGGCTATTTATCCTTAGTTTTGGTGTTGTTCGTAGCGATTCAAGATATTTACATGGATGTTATATTGTGTTTTTGTTGAGGTTTTCTCTGTATCTCATATGCTCAAATTAACAGATGTATTTAGCGATACTTGTtgatttccattttatttgaaTCTAGTAGAAGCCTAGAACAAATTTTTTGAGCTGTGAATTGCGGTTTGTTTGAGGGATTTGCTGTTTTGATTGTCTTCTTATTCAAGTGCAGAAATGTGATAAAATTAGTTTGTATGAACTATGAAGACATTGTTACACGATTTGAAATTTGTCTAAAATAATCAGAAAGAAAGGGCAAAACCAACAAAAATCGAAGTATTGGAGATAATGAAGCTGTCTGTTATCAGATAAGGAAGCTAATTATGGATAATTTATTACAATCTTATAGTTTTCATTCATCTGATGTAAATCAAGCGTTTCTTTGCGATTTTTGTTCAAGTGTTTGCCTAGAATCCCGAGGAAGTGTTTGTTTATTTGTATGAGTTGGGATGTGAGAGCATTATGTGTGATCTTAGACCACCTCGCCCTTTATGAATGGAAGTATCTTAGCTTTCGGGTTTGAGAAGTTCATTGTTAAGTGACTGTTACATCTTATAGCAATCAGCAAATTAGAGTTTATTTGTGTGACAGGCAGTATTCTCGTTTCTGCCATATATCTCACCTTATAATCCTTACACACAGACACACATCTGATATTAATGTGCAGCTTGTGTGGTGCACAATACCAGAAAAGTATGATTATAGGGATCAACTGATATGGTACATATTTGTCTTTCAAATTAGATGTAAAGTTGAATTATGAA
This window encodes:
- the LOC131007023 gene encoding uncharacterized protein LOC131007023 isoform X2, with protein sequence MAIMDLLRNNPNFGGQTFNSRGLFPAKLGGSSAAYAFAFGALLGNGVTQYAYCDAGATFGEDYLSKIRTASGKIFQNEALTYKPHLCMEEEDDDFLGDDMEENKIDLVIPFKKSVRQIMLETTIVTTRRVLERFVVYYGSQRMAWKVLKDVPNSALRKAGRGMPTFTYIYRVSRTTFRGHFLGVLASWIVHVGIDIYQFLSSVSKAKKAIDTDTLDTRKQVRILRRKVSGATVGCCASLVFASVGAGIGASLTRPSVGQWIGSGIGDVAGPIIIAFCFEKARGGL
- the LOC131007023 gene encoding uncharacterized protein LOC131007023 isoform X1, with translation MAIMDLLRNNPNFGGQTFNSRGLFPAKLGGSSAAYAFAFGALLGNGVTQYAYCDAGATFGEDYLSKIRTASGKIFQNEALTYSTKHYDFEMKPLFSAFHWKTLALTSLRSFSIFYLPLLEPHLCMEEEDDDFLGDDMEENKIDLVIPFKKSVRQIMLETTIVTTRRVLERFVVYYGSQRMAWKVLKDVPNSALRKAGRGMPTFTYIYRVSRTTFRGHFLGVLASWIVHVGIDIYQFLSSVSKAKKAIDTDTLDTRKQVRILRRKVSGATVGCCASLVFASVGAGIGASLTRPSVGQWIGSGIGDVAGPIIIAFCFEKARGGL